A region of Sulfurimonas sp. DNA encodes the following proteins:
- a CDS encoding class II aldolase and adducin N-terminal domain-containing protein: protein MNREHLKGNLSTLALSMFRKDFFGIYHGSLSAKTESNRFIINTKEAIFDALDDNSLIELYFKKDYRWNQASIDSSIHFSIYSQISDAKFVSFSMPPFTTAYSLEHNIITPKDYFGFKELGSIEIVNPKQFEDWYERAQSEIAYYFQTKKTNIMVIRGYGVYSFNRDLHEMAKQLAILEKSCRLLLLDSSRSDYNFD, encoded by the coding sequence ATGAACAGAGAGCATTTAAAAGGTAATTTATCTACATTGGCATTATCTATGTTTAGAAAAGATTTTTTTGGCATCTATCATGGTTCATTATCCGCTAAAACAGAATCAAATCGTTTTATTATTAACACAAAAGAAGCTATTTTTGACGCTTTAGATGACAACTCTTTAATAGAACTGTATTTCAAAAAAGATTATAGATGGAATCAAGCAAGTATTGACTCAAGTATTCACTTTAGCATCTACTCTCAAATCTCAGATGCTAAGTTTGTTTCTTTTTCGATGCCACCTTTTACAACAGCCTACTCACTTGAACACAATATCATAACTCCAAAAGATTACTTTGGATTTAAAGAACTTGGTTCTATTGAAATAGTAAACCCTAAACAATTTGAAGATTGGTATGAGAGAGCACAAAGTGAAATCGCGTATTATTTTCAAACTAAAAAAACAAATATTATGGTTATTCGTGGTTATGGAGTTTACTCTTTTAACAGAGATTTACATGAGATGGCAAAACAGTTAGCAATTTTAGAAAAAAGTTGCAGACTTTTACTACTAGATAGTTCAAGAAGTGATTATAATTTTGATTAA
- a CDS encoding thioredoxin family protein, whose product MAIFEVDDNNFQDTLDAEFKKNNIVILKFGSDFCDACMALDTELEQVDEEDLNISIIAVNTDDYPEIAEAYDVYQLPTMIIFKNINYTIYDSQGVVLSDDILQIVKSSL is encoded by the coding sequence ATGGCAATATTTGAAGTAGATGACAATAACTTTCAAGATACATTAGATGCTGAGTTTAAAAAGAACAACATAGTTATTTTAAAGTTTGGTTCTGATTTTTGTGATGCATGTATGGCACTAGATACTGAACTAGAGCAAGTTGATGAAGAAGATTTAAATATTTCAATTATTGCAGTAAATACAGATGACTATCCAGAAATTGCAGAAGCTTATGATGTTTATCAATTGCCAACAATGATAATTTTTAAAAACATAAATTACACCATTTATGATAGCCAAGGTGTTGTGCTATCTGATGATATTTTACAAATTGTAAAGTCTTCTTTATAG
- a CDS encoding adenosylmethionine--8-amino-7-oxononanoate transaminase: MKNEELKNRDLSVLWHPCTQMKDHETLPLIPIKKAHGVWLEDYEGNKLIDAVSSWWVNIFGHTNKYINERIKKQLDTLEHVILAGFTHEGVVELSERLVKLTPKGLEKCFYSDNGSSAVEVALKMSYHAHLNDGISGKNVFVSLTNSYHGETIGALSVGDVELYKQTYEPLLLKTLQTPVPSNMSIEAAKMAADKFEKLCKEKSDEISAIILEPLVQGAGYMHMYHAEFLVLVRQICDKYNVHLIADEVMVGFGRTGELFACEKANITPDFLVLSKGLTGGYLPLSVVLTTDEIYAKFYCDYNEHKAFLHSHSYTGNALACAAANATLDIFENDNVIQNNKKISKYMGDKLEKFLELENVASIRQTGMICVVELKGYEASERIGLKVYQYALNNEVLLRPLGHVIYFMPPYVITNKEIDKMMNVAFEAIEAL; encoded by the coding sequence ATGAAAAATGAAGAACTTAAAAATAGGGACTTAAGTGTCCTTTGGCATCCATGTACGCAGATGAAAGATCATGAAACATTACCTTTAATTCCTATAAAAAAAGCTCACGGTGTTTGGCTTGAAGATTATGAAGGAAATAAGTTAATTGATGCAGTTAGTAGTTGGTGGGTAAATATATTTGGACACACAAATAAATATATAAATGAAAGAATAAAAAAACAGTTAGACACTTTAGAACATGTAATTTTAGCAGGATTCACGCATGAGGGTGTAGTAGAATTATCAGAGCGTTTAGTAAAACTAACACCAAAGGGGTTAGAAAAATGTTTTTATTCTGATAACGGCTCAAGTGCAGTAGAAGTTGCTCTAAAAATGAGTTACCATGCACATCTTAACGATGGTATTAGTGGAAAAAATGTTTTTGTTTCGCTAACAAACTCTTATCATGGTGAAACTATTGGTGCTCTTAGTGTAGGTGATGTAGAGTTGTACAAACAAACTTATGAGCCACTCCTTTTAAAAACTTTACAAACTCCAGTTCCATCTAATATGAGTATAGAAGCTGCAAAAATGGCTGCTGATAAATTTGAAAAGTTATGTAAAGAAAAATCAGATGAAATAAGTGCAATTATATTGGAACCTTTAGTACAAGGGGCAGGTTATATGCACATGTATCATGCTGAGTTTTTAGTTTTAGTTCGTCAAATCTGTGATAAATATAATGTTCATTTGATAGCAGATGAAGTAATGGTTGGCTTTGGTAGAACAGGAGAGTTATTCGCCTGTGAAAAAGCGAATATAACTCCTGACTTTTTGGTTCTATCAAAAGGTTTAACTGGAGGTTATTTACCTCTTTCTGTTGTGCTAACAACAGATGAAATATATGCAAAATTTTATTGTGACTACAATGAACATAAAGCATTTCTACACTCACACTCTTATACGGGAAATGCTCTTGCTTGTGCTGCTGCCAATGCTACCCTTGATATATTTGAAAATGATAATGTTATACAAAACAATAAAAAAATTTCCAAATATATGGGTGATAAACTAGAAAAATTTTTAGAGCTAGAAAATGTTGCTTCCATAAGACAAACAGGCATGATTTGTGTCGTTGAGTTAAAAGGTTATGAAGCATCAGAGCGTATAGGCTTAAAAGTGTATCAATACGCTTTAAATAATGAGGTTTTATTAAGACCGCTTGGTCATGTTATATATTTTATGCCTCCCTATGTTATAACTAACAAAGAGATTGATAAAATGATGAATGTGGCGTTTGAGGCTATTGAAGCGCTATAA
- a CDS encoding peptidylprolyl isomerase, whose product MIQWMQRHKKYLIITIWISTIAFVGAGFVGWGQYSYGDKAGSVAKVGSVNITMGELQKTYSDLYSQYNKMFQGNFDEEKAKSFGLQKQALKQLIDQALIINLALSYDLEISDKEILDEIRTQSYFFKDGVFNKEIYKEVLLRNNRNLKEYEEDVKKELLIGKTFKLLPVKISKNEEKIIDTIVSIADKIDYKVINDKQINIDTSDAALKPYWEIQQQNFMSEVEYEVEYIKQERVSNEYEESKILEHYNANKTHFKDVDSKLLPLEGARASVIIELNDKATKEAALRAYVAYKKDELKKDVEVLSITISASNNLFGIKAFEKISKLSQKSPYLKPVIVNDEYFTFKLIKTNPSKMKSFQEAKKDILPMYVKEQKTIKLLELAKNSLATFKGTTTDFITNSDAIKLTKLETKQANEFLISLFSSKEKKGFIILKNGNVVLYNILEQKLLSNTNTNPNNSIVRLKSALFNEGIVKNLQNKYKTEIFLEGL is encoded by the coding sequence ATGATTCAATGGATGCAAAGACATAAAAAATATCTCATTATAACTATCTGGATTTCTACAATAGCTTTTGTTGGAGCAGGTTTTGTGGGTTGGGGACAGTACAGCTATGGAGATAAAGCAGGTTCAGTAGCAAAAGTTGGTAGTGTTAACATAACAATGGGTGAATTACAAAAAACATATTCTGATTTATATTCTCAATACAACAAAATGTTTCAAGGTAATTTTGATGAAGAAAAAGCAAAAAGTTTTGGCTTACAAAAACAAGCATTAAAACAACTAATCGATCAAGCACTTATTATAAACCTTGCGCTTTCTTATGACTTAGAGATTAGTGATAAAGAAATTTTAGATGAAATAAGAACTCAAAGTTATTTCTTTAAAGATGGAGTTTTTAATAAAGAGATTTACAAAGAGGTCCTTTTAAGAAACAATAGAAATCTAAAAGAGTACGAAGAAGATGTAAAAAAAGAGTTACTTATCGGTAAAACATTCAAATTACTTCCTGTTAAAATTAGCAAAAATGAAGAAAAAATCATAGATACTATCGTTAGTATTGCAGATAAAATCGACTATAAAGTTATAAATGATAAACAAATAAATATTGATACTTCAGATGCGGCTCTAAAACCTTACTGGGAAATTCAACAACAAAATTTCATGAGTGAAGTTGAATATGAAGTTGAATATATAAAACAAGAACGGGTATCAAACGAATATGAAGAGAGTAAAATACTTGAACACTACAATGCAAATAAAACCCACTTTAAGGATGTCGATTCAAAACTATTACCATTAGAAGGAGCTAGAGCTTCAGTTATTATAGAGTTAAATGACAAAGCAACAAAAGAGGCTGCACTAAGGGCATATGTAGCATACAAAAAAGATGAACTTAAAAAAGATGTAGAAGTTTTAAGTATTACTATATCAGCATCTAATAATTTATTTGGAATAAAAGCTTTTGAAAAGATTTCTAAACTTTCTCAAAAATCTCCATACTTAAAACCTGTTATAGTTAATGATGAGTACTTTACATTCAAACTAATCAAGACAAACCCTTCAAAAATGAAGTCTTTTCAAGAAGCCAAAAAAGATATTTTGCCAATGTATGTAAAAGAGCAAAAAACAATCAAATTACTTGAACTTGCGAAAAACTCTCTAGCAACATTTAAAGGGACTACAACTGACTTTATCACGAACTCTGATGCCATAAAATTAACAAAATTAGAAACAAAACAAGCAAATGAATTTCTTATCTCTTTGTTCTCATCAAAAGAAAAAAAAGGTTTTATAATTTTAAAAAATGGAAATGTAGTTTTGTATAACATTTTGGAACAAAAACTGCTTAGCAATACTAACACTAATCCAAACAATTCTATTGTTAGATTAAAAAGTGCTTTGTTTAATGAAGGTATAGTTAAAAACCTACAAAACAAGTACAAAACAGAGATATTTTTAGAAGGACTCTAA
- the ftsA gene encoding cell division protein FtsA produces the protein MSKTVLAIDIGSTKICAIIAEVSDDGSIAITGAGTSKAQGLKKGSITNIELASKSIKVALSDAKRVSGSDVKTAIVSISGAYTKSLNSNGIVNIQNKEISFKEIERVMQTSLYNANIPNEYDVLHALPFNFKVDDQDYIEDPLGMNASRLEVETHIITTQKSNLSNFKKAVRGAGVEVENIVLNGYASSIATLNTDEKELGVAVIDMGGNTSNIIIHSGNSIRYNDFLGVGSNHVTSDLSMALHTPLNIADSVKLSYGSLLTPSNELIELPIIGDETTTHEVSLEVVHNVVYARVEETLMILAQFIENSGLKDQLGAGIVLTGGFSKMEGIRDLAIATFGSVPVRLARPIEMSGLFDSLRSAEYSSAVGLIMYSSTSFTPYEIDVNKRVRHSNETPVAQSNINFKEEPEIPVAPSEDEKIDKMVILPSKKEKKSDEAGTLVKFWNWATQLF, from the coding sequence TTGAGTAAAACTGTTTTAGCCATTGATATAGGCTCTACAAAGATATGTGCAATCATCGCCGAAGTTTCTGATGATGGTTCAATAGCTATTACAGGTGCTGGAACTTCCAAGGCACAAGGCTTAAAAAAAGGAAGTATAACAAATATTGAGTTAGCCTCCAAATCTATAAAAGTTGCCCTGTCAGATGCTAAAAGAGTTTCTGGAAGCGATGTTAAAACTGCTATAGTTTCAATCTCTGGAGCATATACGAAAAGCTTAAACTCTAACGGAATAGTAAATATTCAAAATAAAGAGATTAGTTTCAAAGAGATAGAAAGAGTTATGCAAACATCTTTGTATAATGCAAATATTCCAAATGAGTATGATGTGCTTCATGCTCTTCCTTTTAACTTTAAAGTTGATGACCAAGACTATATTGAAGACCCTTTAGGTATGAATGCATCTAGACTTGAAGTTGAAACGCACATCATCACTACTCAAAAGTCAAACTTAAGTAACTTTAAAAAAGCTGTTCGAGGTGCTGGAGTTGAAGTAGAAAATATTGTTTTAAATGGTTATGCTTCTTCTATCGCAACTCTAAATACAGATGAAAAAGAGTTAGGTGTTGCTGTTATAGATATGGGTGGAAATACAAGTAATATTATTATTCACTCTGGCAACTCTATAAGATACAATGACTTTTTAGGAGTTGGTTCCAATCATGTAACAAGCGATTTATCAATGGCTCTTCATACTCCACTAAATATTGCTGATAGCGTCAAGTTGAGTTATGGTTCTCTACTGACTCCAAGTAATGAACTTATAGAGCTTCCTATTATTGGTGATGAGACAACTACACATGAAGTTTCCCTTGAAGTTGTTCATAATGTGGTTTATGCAAGAGTTGAAGAAACTCTTATGATTTTAGCTCAGTTTATTGAAAATAGTGGTCTTAAAGATCAACTTGGTGCTGGTATTGTACTAACTGGTGGATTTTCAAAAATGGAAGGAATAAGAGATTTAGCCATAGCTACTTTTGGCTCAGTACCTGTTCGTCTTGCTCGTCCCATAGAAATGAGTGGGCTTTTTGATAGCTTGAGAAGTGCAGAATACTCAAGTGCTGTTGGTCTGATTATGTATAGTTCAACCTCATTTACTCCTTATGAAATAGATGTAAATAAGCGTGTTCGACACTCCAATGAGACACCAGTAGCACAAAGTAATATTAACTTCAAAGAAGAGCCAGAGATTCCTGTTGCTCCTTCAGAAGATGAGAAGATAGATAAAATGGTTATTCTACCATCTAAAAAAGAGAAAAAGAGTGATGAAGCTGGAACTTTAGTCAAGTTTTGGAACTGGGCAACCCAGTTATTTTAA
- the ftsZ gene encoding cell division protein FtsZ, which produces MEAFNIEETKNLSGARIIAVGVGGGGGNMIGHMVKEGVTGIEMIMINTDAQVLREAESASKIQIGTKLTKGLGAGMKPSVGKDSALENYDEIRSALEGADIVFISAGLGGGTGTGAAPVVAQIAKEVGALTISIVTKPFGFEGKKRLKLAEAGLEELKKESDSIVVIPNDKLLSIIDRRLGLKDSFKIVDGVLAQAVSGTSGVILSSGENDINLDFADLQTVMSHKGMALMGVGEFEGENAAYEAIKAAIESPLLDNMTINGAMGVLVHFKMHPEFPLMEVSDAMNVVHESAHEDAEVLFGTSTDETISPNYVKITIVATGFEKDLQNGTNDPDFVGETPAPRAILRPKIVVGGDFDDNFLDIPSYMRQQQD; this is translated from the coding sequence ATGGAAGCATTTAATATAGAAGAAACAAAAAACTTAAGCGGTGCGAGAATCATAGCTGTCGGTGTTGGTGGCGGTGGTGGTAATATGATTGGTCATATGGTGAAAGAAGGTGTTACTGGCATCGAAATGATTATGATAAATACAGATGCACAGGTATTACGAGAAGCAGAAAGTGCTTCAAAGATTCAGATAGGGACTAAACTCACCAAGGGTCTAGGTGCAGGTATGAAGCCTAGTGTTGGAAAAGATTCTGCATTAGAGAATTATGATGAAATAAGAAGCGCTCTTGAAGGTGCTGACATAGTTTTTATATCTGCTGGTCTTGGTGGAGGTACTGGAACTGGTGCGGCTCCTGTTGTTGCCCAGATAGCAAAAGAAGTTGGCGCTTTAACTATTTCTATAGTTACTAAACCTTTTGGTTTTGAAGGCAAAAAACGCCTCAAACTTGCTGAAGCTGGACTAGAAGAATTGAAAAAAGAAAGTGATTCTATAGTTGTTATTCCAAATGACAAACTACTTTCTATTATAGATAGAAGACTTGGCTTAAAAGATAGTTTTAAAATAGTAGATGGTGTTTTAGCACAAGCTGTTAGTGGAACTTCTGGTGTTATTCTTTCAAGTGGAGAAAATGATATTAATCTTGACTTTGCCGACTTGCAAACTGTAATGAGTCATAAAGGCATGGCTCTGATGGGTGTTGGTGAATTTGAAGGTGAAAATGCTGCTTATGAAGCTATAAAAGCAGCAATAGAATCTCCTCTTTTAGATAATATGACTATAAATGGTGCGATGGGTGTTTTAGTTCACTTTAAAATGCACCCTGAGTTTCCACTTATGGAAGTTTCAGATGCTATGAATGTTGTGCATGAAAGCGCACATGAAGATGCAGAAGTTTTATTTGGTACTTCAACTGATGAAACGATATCACCAAACTATGTAAAAATAACCATAGTTGCAACTGGGTTTGAGAAAGATTTACAAAATGGCACAAATGACCCTGACTTTGTTGGAGAAACACCAGCGCCAAGAGCTATTCTTCGTCCAAAAATAGTTGTTGGTGGAGACTTTGATGATAACTTCTTAGATATTCCATCTTATATGCGTCAACAACAAGACTAA
- a CDS encoding Crp/Fnr family transcriptional regulator, which translates to MSLKNTLNSLDFFKTLKEKEIILLCSISSIQSLNENYILHYEKEQSSSLVFLVNGLAKAYKIDKHSNEIFLYYIYKNSLLSDITDINNNTITSYSNISLAEDSIILSINYAQFRNLFLHKNLLCLELLQEIALKSQKLDSLVNREFIFDAVQKVAQMLESDLEMFNKLKRHDISLILHIQPATLSRVLNRLKRNNIIDIIQGKVIILNKDELKEIGND; encoded by the coding sequence GTGTCACTAAAAAATACTCTAAACTCTTTGGATTTTTTTAAAACTCTCAAGGAAAAAGAGATTATATTACTATGTTCAATCTCTAGCATTCAATCACTAAATGAAAACTATATACTTCATTATGAAAAAGAACAAAGTTCTTCTTTAGTATTTTTAGTGAATGGATTAGCAAAAGCATACAAAATCGACAAACACTCAAATGAAATTTTTTTATATTATATATATAAGAATTCTCTTCTTTCTGATATCACCGACATAAATAACAATACAATCACTTCTTATTCAAATATTTCACTTGCAGAAGATTCTATAATTCTTAGTATTAATTATGCACAATTTAGAAATCTTTTTTTGCACAAAAATCTTTTATGTTTAGAATTACTCCAAGAAATTGCTCTCAAGTCTCAAAAACTAGACTCCCTTGTTAATCGTGAATTTATTTTTGACGCTGTTCAAAAAGTTGCACAAATGCTTGAATCTGACTTAGAAATGTTCAATAAGCTAAAACGACATGATATATCACTAATATTACATATTCAACCTGCAACACTATCTCGTGTTTTAAATAGACTAAAGAGAAATAATATTATCGATATAATACAAGGCAAAGTAATAATACTAAATAAAGATGAACTTAAGGAGATAGGAAATGACTAA
- the nosZ gene encoding Sec-dependent nitrous-oxide reductase, whose protein sequence is MSKTFNKLTSFLVGTALAATVASAAGGELQKVMKARGLTENDVIRAAKTYNPTGGRDEFIVFSSGGQSGQVIVYGVPSMRILKYIAVFTPEPWQGYGYDVDSLKILRQGNIRGREINWGDTHHPALSEKDGKYDGRWLAINDKANPRIAIIDLHDFETKQITVNPVFKSAHGGAFFTQNSDYIIEAAQYAAPFDNFYHPIEEYKETYRGGVTMWKFNYKKGRIIPKDSFTIEMPPYMQDLSDAGKGVSDGWGFTNSFNTEMYTGGIEVGMPPNEAGMSRNDTDFLHVYNWKKLAKIAKNKKNVKIVNGHKIIPMSVAVANNALFLIPEPKSPHGVDVSPDGEYITVCGKLDTHASVFKWSKIKKLIKNKKYVGRDPYGIPILDMKSSLHGQIELGLGPLHNQYSNVKGEIYTSLYVDSQIVKWNYLTLKVLDKENVHYNVGHLAGMEGKSADPQGKYIISLNKLAIDRFQNVGPLHPQNHQLIDISGKTMDLLVDMPLPLGEPHQAVAIRASKLNPHVRYPMGTNSKTGKIHVGKTLAGQERIERRNAKGKIDPKGKFVTIYATFVRSHINPERITVNKGDEVKIYMTNLERAQDETHGFTVDGFDVHSSLEPGETTEMKFIADIEGVFPYYCTEFCSALHLEMMGYLMVKDPKKTYVSAKKLKMKTMTTAELKAEYKKTVAVNDATDAVIQSVVAFLKENKFGEHKVVADLVTDAFDQYGQIPAQKKLADAEYKKGNIEKAILFENMIWQLMVKTADVGIRAKDALVRLVATKQSSSAQAGERAFGEGGCSGCHVIGKVSSGPDLTGVLQRHENGEKWVTNFIMNPEKMMHDPYVKAMIDVYNLKMPNQHMNKKETKDIIEYLKWIDTNANLF, encoded by the coding sequence ATGAGCAAAACTTTTAATAAGCTTACTTCATTTCTTGTAGGAACAGCTTTAGCTGCAACAGTTGCATCTGCTGCTGGTGGTGAACTACAAAAAGTTATGAAGGCAAGAGGCCTAACGGAAAACGATGTTATTCGTGCTGCGAAAACTTACAACCCTACTGGTGGACGGGATGAGTTTATCGTATTTAGTTCTGGTGGTCAATCTGGACAAGTAATTGTTTATGGTGTTCCATCTATGAGAATTTTGAAATATATTGCTGTATTTACACCTGAGCCTTGGCAAGGGTATGGTTATGATGTTGACAGTCTTAAAATTTTAAGACAAGGTAATATTCGTGGTCGTGAAATAAATTGGGGAGACACACATCACCCTGCACTTAGTGAAAAAGATGGTAAATATGATGGTAGATGGTTAGCTATTAATGATAAAGCAAACCCTCGTATCGCGATTATTGATTTACATGACTTTGAAACTAAACAAATAACTGTTAACCCAGTTTTCAAATCAGCTCACGGTGGTGCTTTTTTTACTCAAAATAGTGACTATATTATTGAGGCGGCACAATATGCTGCTCCCTTTGATAACTTCTATCATCCAATTGAAGAGTATAAAGAAACATACCGTGGTGGTGTGACAATGTGGAAATTCAACTATAAGAAGGGTAGAATTATTCCTAAAGACTCATTTACTATTGAGATGCCTCCATATATGCAAGATTTAAGTGATGCAGGTAAAGGTGTGAGTGATGGTTGGGGTTTCACAAACTCTTTTAACACTGAAATGTATACAGGTGGAATCGAAGTTGGTATGCCACCAAATGAAGCTGGTATGTCAAGAAATGATACTGACTTTTTACATGTTTACAACTGGAAAAAATTAGCTAAGATAGCTAAAAATAAGAAAAATGTAAAAATTGTTAATGGACATAAAATAATTCCTATGAGTGTAGCTGTTGCTAACAATGCTTTATTTTTAATTCCAGAACCAAAGTCACCTCATGGTGTTGATGTTTCTCCTGATGGTGAATATATCACAGTTTGTGGTAAGTTAGACACTCACGCTTCTGTTTTTAAATGGAGTAAGATTAAAAAACTTATCAAAAACAAAAAATATGTTGGTAGAGACCCATATGGTATTCCTATCTTAGATATGAAATCATCTCTACATGGTCAAATAGAACTAGGACTTGGGCCATTACATAATCAATATTCAAATGTAAAAGGTGAGATTTATACTTCTCTTTATGTTGATTCACAAATTGTTAAATGGAACTATTTAACTCTAAAAGTTCTTGACAAAGAAAATGTTCATTATAATGTTGGACACTTAGCTGGAATGGAAGGAAAGTCTGCTGACCCTCAAGGTAAGTATATTATTTCTCTTAACAAACTTGCGATTGATAGGTTCCAAAATGTTGGTCCTCTTCACCCGCAAAATCATCAATTAATTGATATTAGTGGTAAAACAATGGATTTACTTGTTGATATGCCTCTACCTTTAGGTGAGCCTCACCAAGCTGTTGCAATTAGAGCTTCAAAATTGAATCCGCACGTAAGATATCCAATGGGTACTAACTCAAAAACAGGTAAGATTCATGTTGGTAAAACTTTAGCTGGTCAAGAAAGAATTGAAAGACGCAATGCGAAAGGTAAAATAGACCCTAAAGGTAAATTTGTTACTATTTACGCTACATTTGTTAGATCTCACATTAACCCTGAGAGAATTACAGTTAACAAAGGTGATGAAGTTAAAATCTATATGACTAACTTAGAGCGTGCTCAAGATGAAACTCACGGTTTTACTGTTGATGGATTTGATGTTCACTCTTCATTGGAGCCAGGTGAGACTACTGAAATGAAATTTATTGCTGATATTGAGGGTGTTTTCCCTTACTATTGTACAGAGTTTTGTTCTGCACTTCACTTAGAAATGATGGGTTACCTTATGGTTAAAGACCCTAAAAAGACTTATGTTTCTGCTAAAAAACTTAAAATGAAAACTATGACAACTGCTGAGTTAAAAGCTGAATACAAAAAAACTGTTGCAGTTAATGATGCTACAGATGCTGTAATCCAATCAGTTGTTGCTTTCTTAAAAGAAAACAAATTTGGTGAGCATAAAGTTGTTGCTGACTTAGTAACTGATGCGTTTGATCAATATGGACAAATCCCAGCACAGAAAAAACTAGCTGATGCTGAATACAAAAAAGGTAATATTGAAAAAGCTATACTTTTTGAAAATATGATTTGGCAACTAATGGTTAAAACAGCAGATGTTGGAATTAGAGCAAAAGATGCACTAGTTAGACTTGTTGCTACTAAGCAATCTTCTTCAGCTCAAGCTGGTGAAAGAGCATTTGGCGAAGGTGGTTGTTCTGGTTGTCATGTTATTGGTAAAGTATCTTCAGGTCCAGACCTTACAGGTGTACTCCAAAGACATGAAAATGGTGAAAAATGGGTAACTAACTTCATTATGAATCCAGAAAAAATGATGCATGACCCATATGTTAAAGCAATGATAGATGTATATAATCTAAAAATGCCTAATCAACATATGAACAAAAAAGAAACAAAAGACATTATTGAGTACCTAAAATGGATTGACACTAATGCAAACTTATTCTAA
- a CDS encoding cytochrome C — protein sequence MHPSIIKARVFATLSLLILTFSFTFPMLAFNGVLSQIDKQEGNKISSFSAKIWGIYNQGRYKSVSTPEEAHNNLSEMITSSSEIGPASLPIWAVSLEAPNYPKEAFPEGIPVYFHFDGYSGEVHEMNTINHYVGMDPMWVGGIFEREIGIYALLLLSLGMIYFIAYNNKILNYLMLVPASLPILFMADYSYWLYWFGHNLHDWGAFNIKPFMPTVFGDGKIAQFITHSYPSIGFYMIVAIGLFSLLAFFAKQKAFKEMQL from the coding sequence ATGCATCCAAGTATTATAAAAGCAAGAGTTTTCGCAACATTATCTTTACTTATTTTAACTTTTTCTTTCACTTTTCCAATGCTCGCTTTCAATGGTGTTTTAAGTCAAATAGATAAACAAGAAGGTAATAAAATTTCTTCTTTTAGTGCAAAGATATGGGGCATCTATAATCAAGGAAGATATAAGAGTGTTTCTACTCCAGAAGAAGCTCACAATAATCTATCTGAAATGATAACTTCTTCATCAGAAATTGGTCCTGCTTCTCTACCTATATGGGCAGTATCACTAGAAGCACCTAACTATCCGAAAGAAGCTTTTCCTGAAGGCATTCCTGTATATTTTCACTTTGATGGATATAGTGGAGAAGTTCATGAAATGAATACAATCAATCATTATGTTGGAATGGACCCTATGTGGGTTGGTGGAATATTTGAGCGTGAAATTGGCATCTATGCACTGCTTTTACTCTCTCTTGGTATGATATATTTTATTGCTTATAACAATAAAATTTTAAATTACCTTATGTTAGTTCCAGCTTCTCTACCTATCCTTTTTATGGCTGATTATTCATATTGGTTATATTGGTTTGGTCATAACTTACATGATTGGGGAGCATTTAACATCAAACCTTTTATGCCTACTGTATTTGGAGATGGTAAAATCGCTCAATTTATCACTCATTCATATCCATCGATTGGTTTTTATATGATTGTCGCTATTGGTTTATTTAGCCTGTTAGCATTTTTTGCAAAGCAAAAAGCATTCAAAGAGATGCAACTATAA